The Mesorhizobium koreense genome includes a window with the following:
- a CDS encoding MBL fold metallo-hydrolase has protein sequence MTHLPQQQIPGVYHRRFGEFLVTALSDGYVEMGYNIFREFSREDVDVMMARDHRISPPRISVNCFLLRGPAGTALIDCGSQDKFGPTAGKLFDNLAAAGVDPAEVEYVLLTHCHPDHSCGLTDVRTGERLFPNATVIANHKEIAHWFSDKEMAAADERKRERYFTWTREQIGPYRDGRLRLAKDGEEVLPGITLVECAGHTPGHSTWLIRSEGKQMIVWGDLAHVPEIQVARPDVSMSFDHDPDMAARNRTALLARILAEDMLVAGMHIHFPGLGWLVREGAGYRVATEQWNFEI, from the coding sequence ATGACACATCTGCCGCAGCAACAGATTCCTGGCGTCTATCACCGCCGCTTCGGCGAATTCCTGGTGACGGCCCTGTCGGATGGCTATGTCGAGATGGGTTACAATATCTTCCGCGAATTCTCGCGCGAGGACGTCGACGTGATGATGGCGCGCGACCACAGGATATCGCCGCCGCGGATCTCGGTGAATTGCTTCCTGCTGCGGGGACCGGCCGGGACCGCGCTGATCGACTGCGGTTCGCAGGACAAATTCGGCCCGACCGCCGGCAAGCTGTTCGACAACCTCGCCGCCGCCGGTGTCGATCCGGCGGAAGTCGAATATGTGCTGTTGACCCACTGCCATCCCGACCATTCCTGCGGGCTCACGGATGTCCGGACCGGCGAGCGGCTTTTCCCGAACGCCACGGTAATCGCCAATCACAAGGAGATCGCGCACTGGTTTTCGGACAAGGAGATGGCGGCTGCGGACGAGCGCAAGCGCGAGCGCTATTTCACCTGGACGCGCGAGCAGATCGGCCCCTATCGTGACGGCCGGCTTCGGTTGGCAAAGGATGGGGAAGAGGTTCTGCCGGGGATCACCCTTGTGGAGTGCGCGGGCCACACACCCGGCCACAGCACATGGCTTATCCGTTCGGAAGGCAAGCAGATGATCGTCTGGGGCGACCTTGCCCATGTGCCCGAGATCCAGGTGGCGCGACCGGACGTTTCGATGAGTTTCGATCATGATCCCGACATGGCAGCCAGGAATCGCACAGCGCTCCTGGCGCGGATTCTGGCCGAGGACATGCTCGTTGCCGGCATGCATATCCATTTCCCCGGCCTCGGCTGGCTCGTTCGCGAGGGCGCTGGTTATCGGGTCGCGACCGAACAGTGGAACTTCGAGATCTGA
- a CDS encoding LacI family DNA-binding transcriptional regulator, with amino-acid sequence MAKASTIRDVAQLAQVSIGTVSRVVNDAVDVKPHIRKAVENAIEQLGYVPNAAAKSMRMGRTRTVGCILREINIAQLGGFVSTAQNVLNESGYSMLISNTEGRTQREIQLLRRFSNGQVDGVLMGPYTPIEGEFEEILRALPIPFVMIDRDQPEWCDAVYADHEGGTFNATGHLLDLGHRQIALLTGPTRLHPGAARVRGFERAHAARGLQPVPEFVIAESFLRDHAYRATSSLLGLSQRPTAVIAGGIDMLSGVLRAIRTRGLSIPQDISVVASGQNDLCDLHQPPIGVVSWDQNEVGATAATLLLNHIIHEKRDEPRRVIIPTTFNPQSSCAPPKGALGPPAA; translated from the coding sequence ATGGCAAAAGCCTCGACCATACGTGACGTCGCCCAACTGGCCCAGGTTTCGATCGGGACGGTTTCGCGCGTGGTCAACGACGCGGTGGATGTGAAGCCGCATATCCGCAAGGCAGTGGAAAACGCCATCGAGCAACTGGGTTACGTGCCGAATGCCGCTGCCAAATCCATGCGCATGGGCCGTACCCGCACGGTGGGATGCATCCTGCGCGAGATCAACATCGCTCAGCTGGGAGGATTCGTCTCGACCGCGCAGAATGTACTCAACGAATCCGGATATTCGATGCTGATCTCGAATACGGAGGGCCGGACGCAGCGGGAGATCCAGCTGCTGCGCCGCTTCTCCAACGGGCAGGTCGATGGCGTCCTGATGGGGCCATATACCCCGATCGAAGGCGAGTTCGAGGAAATCCTGCGCGCGCTTCCCATACCCTTCGTGATGATCGACCGCGACCAGCCGGAATGGTGTGACGCCGTCTACGCCGATCACGAAGGCGGAACCTTCAACGCAACCGGGCATCTGCTCGACCTTGGCCATCGGCAGATCGCATTGCTGACCGGACCGACCCGGCTCCACCCGGGAGCCGCGCGAGTCCGCGGCTTCGAGCGCGCTCATGCCGCGCGCGGATTGCAGCCGGTGCCGGAGTTCGTCATAGCGGAGAGTTTCCTGCGCGACCATGCCTACAGGGCGACGTCTTCCCTGCTCGGCCTTTCGCAGCGGCCGACGGCCGTAATCGCCGGCGGGATAGACATGCTTTCCGGCGTGTTGCGCGCGATACGCACGCGCGGCCTATCGATCCCGCAGGATATTTCTGTCGTCGCGTCGGGCCAGAACGACCTTTGCGATCTGCATCAGCCGCCGATCGGGGTCGTCAGTTGGGACCAGAACGAGGTCGGCGCGACGGCTGCGACGCTGCTGCTCAATCACATCATCCACGAGAAGAGGGACGAACCGCGCCGGGTCATTATTCCCACGACTTTCAACCCGCAATCCTCATGTGCGCCGCCCAAGGGGGCGTTGGGGCCGCCGGCCGCCTGA
- a CDS encoding aspartate/glutamate racemase family protein: protein MPVRIWHQSVNELSRIAAYKQGIEAHARAFLGTEAQVEVHGLPEGTYGALSPSDALGNAYTYHRLLSPLVDMAVEAERQGYDAFVMGSFSEPYLREMRTAVDIPVASLTEAALLTGCSLGSQIGLISNAPNVAYMTRLSVAKHHLEARVLSVTSLSPGMDEYELIAAREDASALIAAFTNTARDLIAKGADVIVPAEGVMAEIFAHKGLKQIDKAVVIDVFAAAWSHALNLVRLRRAGIGTSRAWLYSRG, encoded by the coding sequence ATGCCTGTTCGCATCTGGCACCAGTCCGTCAATGAACTCAGCCGCATCGCGGCTTACAAGCAGGGCATTGAAGCCCATGCCCGCGCCTTTCTCGGCACCGAGGCGCAGGTGGAGGTCCACGGCCTGCCGGAGGGTACATATGGCGCGCTGAGCCCGAGCGACGCGCTCGGCAATGCCTATACCTATCACCGCCTTCTCTCGCCTCTCGTCGACATGGCGGTGGAGGCGGAACGGCAGGGCTACGACGCTTTCGTCATGGGCTCGTTCAGCGAGCCGTATCTGCGCGAGATGCGGACCGCAGTCGACATACCGGTGGCTTCGCTGACGGAGGCGGCGTTGCTGACCGGCTGTTCGCTGGGCTCGCAGATCGGGTTGATTTCGAACGCCCCGAACGTGGCCTACATGACCCGGCTTTCGGTTGCCAAGCACCACCTCGAGGCGCGCGTGCTCTCGGTAACCTCCCTCTCGCCGGGCATGGACGAATATGAACTGATCGCGGCGCGCGAGGATGCTTCCGCGCTTATCGCCGCCTTCACGAATACGGCGCGCGACCTGATCGCCAAGGGAGCGGACGTCATCGTGCCGGCCGAGGGTGTGATGGCTGAAATCTTCGCGCACAAGGGGCTGAAGCAGATCGACAAGGCGGTCGTCATCGATGTCTTCGCCGCCGCGTGGAGCCATGCGCTCAACCTCGTCCGTCTGCGGCGTGCCGGTATCGGCACCAGTCGCGCCTGGCTTTACAGCCGCGGCTGA
- a CDS encoding NADH:flavin oxidoreductase/NADH oxidase: protein MPGGIKLFSEFSLRSVTLKNRVVISPMGTYSAENGNLQPFHHTHYASFAMGGAGLVMIEQTSITRRGRVTNGDPGLWQDSHIAGMRQLVSHMKSYGAKAGIQLNHGGRKSSMQRAFRGNGPLTDADLASGEERWTPMAPSALSLGEGWLTPEAITLGELDGLRQAWASAARRAVLAGFDLIEIHMAHGYLLQNFLSPLANQREDDYGGSLENRMRFPLEVVRAVRAVVPQSMPLFARISATDWIEGGWTIEDSLVLARALSEAGIDLVDCSSGGNLRSGATNSSLGRGPGYQVPFAERIRAETGTPTAAVGMIRTPEFAERIVQDGRADLICLGRQALFDPFWAHHAAEALGVNDGFSEWTPQYGWWLNKWSRALAANGETPMGSEVFPEPAAVAAGRRSRSSRA, encoded by the coding sequence ATGCCAGGAGGCATAAAGCTGTTTTCGGAGTTCAGCCTGCGCAGCGTGACGTTGAAGAACCGCGTCGTCATCTCGCCCATGGGCACGTATTCGGCCGAGAACGGCAATCTTCAACCCTTCCATCATACGCACTACGCCAGCTTCGCCATGGGCGGGGCCGGTCTGGTGATGATCGAGCAGACCTCGATCACGCGCCGAGGCCGGGTGACGAACGGCGATCCGGGTCTCTGGCAGGACAGCCATATTGCCGGAATGCGGCAATTGGTGAGCCATATGAAGAGCTATGGCGCCAAGGCCGGAATCCAGCTCAACCATGGTGGGCGCAAATCCAGCATGCAGCGCGCCTTCCGCGGCAATGGCCCGCTGACCGACGCAGACCTGGCCAGCGGCGAGGAGCGGTGGACGCCGATGGCGCCGTCCGCCCTTTCACTGGGCGAGGGGTGGCTTACGCCCGAAGCGATCACCCTGGGAGAGCTCGACGGCTTGCGACAGGCATGGGCGTCCGCCGCCCGGCGCGCGGTTCTGGCGGGTTTCGATCTGATCGAAATCCATATGGCGCATGGCTATCTGCTGCAGAACTTCCTCTCGCCGCTCGCCAACCAGCGCGAGGACGACTATGGCGGCAGTCTCGAGAACCGCATGCGCTTTCCACTCGAGGTCGTGCGCGCGGTGCGGGCCGTCGTGCCGCAGTCCATGCCGCTTTTCGCTCGTATCTCCGCCACCGACTGGATAGAAGGCGGCTGGACCATCGAGGATAGTCTCGTGCTGGCTCGGGCGCTCTCGGAGGCGGGGATCGATCTCGTCGATTGTTCCTCGGGCGGCAATCTGCGCTCCGGCGCCACCAATTCGAGCCTTGGCCGCGGGCCGGGCTATCAGGTGCCGTTCGCCGAGCGTATCCGAGCCGAAACCGGCACTCCGACCGCTGCTGTCGGCATGATCCGAACCCCGGAATTTGCCGAGCGGATCGTTCAGGACGGACGGGCCGACCTGATTTGCCTCGGCCGTCAGGCGCTGTTCGACCCATTCTGGGCGCATCACGCAGCCGAGGCTCTGGGCGTTAATGACGGTTTCTCGGAATGGACGCCTCAATATGGCTGGTGGCTCAACAAATGGTCGCGAGCGCTTGCCGCGAATGGCGAGACCCCCATGGGCTCCGAGGTCTTTCCCGAGCCCGCCGCGGTGGCGGCAGGCAGACGCTCCCGTTCGTCCCGCGCCTGA